A single region of the Thermococcus paralvinellae genome encodes:
- a CDS encoding 4Fe-4S dicluster domain-containing protein gives MSKKIFIDFKRCIACKACEVACEMEHGEARIRVFEFPDLTSVAFNCRHCEKAPCMEVCPVNALSKDEDGAVILDPLKCIGCLMCGLACPFGIPKIDEYNKIMDKCDLCAHRRAEGKLPACVSACPTEALKYGDINDVLWAREERIVAELKDIGDRTNVLEAYIIR, from the coding sequence ATGAGCAAGAAGATATTTATCGATTTTAAGCGCTGTATCGCCTGTAAGGCCTGTGAAGTTGCCTGTGAAATGGAGCATGGAGAAGCTAGGATTAGAGTTTTTGAGTTTCCCGACTTGACCAGTGTCGCCTTCAACTGTCGCCACTGTGAAAAAGCCCCGTGTATGGAAGTCTGTCCTGTCAACGCGCTCTCCAAGGACGAAGATGGTGCAGTTATTCTCGATCCTCTCAAGTGTATCGGCTGTCTCATGTGCGGTCTGGCCTGTCCATTCGGCATTCCAAAGATAGACGAGTACAACAAGATAATGGATAAGTGCGACCTCTGTGCCCACAGGAGAGCGGAAGGCAAGCTTCCTGCCTGTGTCTCAGCGTGTCCAACTGAGGCCCTCAAGTACGGCGACATAAACGACGTTCTCTGGGCTAGAGAAGAAAGAATAGTAGCCGAGCTTAAGGATATCGGCGACAGAACTAATGTCCTTGAAGCGTACATCATCAGGTGA